The proteins below are encoded in one region of Thermithiobacillus tepidarius DSM 3134:
- a CDS encoding S-methyl-5'-thioinosine phosphorylase → MSLVGIIGGSGLTKLKNLEIVHRRIVRTPYGEPSGPLTFGRLGHTEVVFLARHGYGHTIPPHQVNYRANIWALHYVGVRQIIAVAAVGGIAEAMQAGVIACPDQLIDYTHGRHHTFFEGGDKQVVHIDFSFPYCERLRLDYRAAAEQLGKPLLMAGVYAATQGPRLETAAEIRRIERDGGDMVGMTGSPEAQLARELGLCYAPICLVVNPAAGKTEGVISLESLQEVMVEGMGRVRQLLETIVPLTSHHEGPCQYCAPSAAQAMSMQTQQTGSEEVLDSYSSGNSSIPN, encoded by the coding sequence ATGAGTTTAGTCGGCATCATAGGCGGCAGCGGCCTGACCAAGCTGAAGAACCTGGAAATCGTTCACCGCCGCATCGTCCGCACACCCTACGGCGAGCCCTCCGGCCCGCTGACTTTCGGGCGTCTGGGCCACACGGAAGTGGTGTTTCTGGCGCGGCACGGCTACGGCCACACCATCCCGCCGCACCAGGTCAACTATCGGGCCAACATCTGGGCCCTGCACTACGTGGGCGTGCGCCAGATCATCGCCGTCGCCGCCGTGGGCGGCATCGCGGAGGCGATGCAGGCGGGCGTCATCGCCTGTCCGGACCAGTTGATCGACTACACCCACGGCCGCCATCACACCTTCTTTGAAGGCGGCGACAAGCAGGTGGTCCACATCGATTTCAGCTTTCCCTACTGCGAGCGGCTGCGCCTCGACTACCGGGCGGCGGCGGAGCAGCTCGGCAAGCCGCTGCTCATGGCCGGCGTCTACGCCGCCACCCAGGGCCCGCGCCTGGAGACGGCCGCAGAAATCCGCCGCATCGAGCGCGACGGCGGCGACATGGTCGGCATGACCGGTTCGCCCGAGGCGCAGCTGGCCCGCGAACTGGGCCTGTGCTACGCCCCCATTTGCCTGGTGGTCAACCCGGCGGCGGGCAAGACCGAGGGCGTGATCAGTCTGGAGAGCCTGCAGGAGGTCATGGTCGAGGGCATGGGGCGGGTGCGCCAATTGCTGGAAACCATCGTGCCCCTGACCAGCCACCACGAGGGTCCCTGCCAGTATTGCGCGCCCTCGGCCGCCCAGGCGATGAGCATGCAGACCCAGCAGACGGGCAGCGAAGAGGTGCTCGATTCCTACAGCAGCGGCAACAGCAGCATACCGAATTGA